In the genome of Neodiprion fabricii isolate iyNeoFabr1 chromosome 4, iyNeoFabr1.1, whole genome shotgun sequence, the window atctttttttcaattaatcaaaactGTACTCATTAACCTATGATATATAATAGCcctaagagtattacatctactgtatttaatgtctgattgtacttttcttataaaaaatttttgttgttcttgacagttaaataaataaatcgttctgaggagggcccatatccgggccgagacgttaacaaaaaatacgtttacataattgaccgatcaccaagattcaataatagattatatacgaggtcgagaattcctATTCTTCATATTAAAGGTTCGTTGCCTAAAATTCATCTTTGCTGATCGACAAATCTTGTCGCCTTTAAACAAAGCATAACGTAGCTAATTGCTCTAGGTTGGAGATCGCGAATTTCTTGGAAGAGGTGTTACTGGACAGGCTGCACGCCACGACGCCGCTAGCCGAGCTTTGGAACAACTGCGCCAGCTACCATTGCCTGAAGAAATAACAAACACTTGTGCTGCAAACGACAATGGAACATTGAATGGAATAGATGATCCTAATGCGGAATTGAAAAGCCCTGTTTCGCTTGTTCATGAGACGGCATTGAAACGAGGCCTTTCGGTAAACTTCGAAGTTGTATCAGAACGAGGCAAGCCACATATCCGAATTTTTGTTACCAAATGTACAGTTGGGGATAGAACTACAACTGGAGAGGGATCATCAAAGAAGGTAAGCCTCCagatttgtttaaaattacgTCTACAAGCATATTTCattatacttgaaaatttctttttcaggTATCGAAAAAGCGTGCCGCAGAATTAATGCTGGATGAGTTGAAACGCCTCCCTCCTATTCCTCTTACAATTCAAACTCCCTCTGTACAGCGTTTAAAACGAAAACCACCAgcaaccaaaaaaaaatcacgaaatctcATAAAAGTTTATCAAGAACCTCGCACTGAGCCTGAGGCGGCCGAGGAAGTGAATCCCATTTCTCGTCTCATCCAAATTCAACAAGCAAAACGCGAAAGAGAACCGGTTTATACACTTGTAGATGAAAAGGGCGCTCCACGACGTAGAGAATTCATCATGGAAGTAACTGTCGGATCAAATTCTGCTCAAGGAGTTGGGCCAAATAAGAAATTAGCTAAACGAGCTGCTGCTGAAGCACTACTAATGCAATTGGGATATAGTAAACCACAGCCTCAGCCAGTTAAGCCTTCAATCAAGACAGgagataatgaaaattctgaGGGAAAACCAAGGAAGGTTACGTTCTTAGAAGAAGATCAGGTCAACGAAATTCCGAATCATTCTGTTGGCGGTAGGGTCTTTATTATGATTGGTATAGATAATTACGGCTGTGGATCTGGCAGCAACAGTCAGTCAATCATATATTCAAATTCCAGGTACAACTGGACGACAACTAGTTCCCGGGCTTCTGTTGGTAGATGGAGGCCAGGAATCAAAACTTGGTGGAGGACCCAGTGTTCAAGCTGTAGCTGAGGAATTACGTGGTCAGCAACAGCATCAGACCCCCGTTGTTTCCCCCAAAGATCAGTTGAGGTATTTGGCTCAGCTACTAAGCTTTGACATACAGTTCAGCGACTTTCCAAAGGTATGTTCAACATGATACGTATATTCATTATTATGAGAGGTTACATTCAGGTGGAACAAAGAATATAATAAGTtatgaaaaatcattgtaGTATTCAAGTGTCAAATATGTTATCCAAATACGACGATCAGGGTTTAATGGTGTGGTGGTGGCAGTGATGGCAGTGGGGGGGGGAACCAACCATTTTCCACATCTGAATGACACATAAAAAACAATTACCCTGCTGGACTACAACGGCCAATCTAGGTTGCTGTATTATTTCTGGTTttggttttcaatttcccgatttttgaaattgattttaaaattttttattgtgtttACACCAACTATGTGGTTATCATTTCCGCATCACTACACGTAGTAGATGTTAGGCCCTTTGTTGTAGTGCTATTCTTATTATGctgttgttttattcaaaaatatttctccataccatattttcaaattcataggtgttttttacattattttcaataaataatttaccaCAATGAATGCATCGTGAGAGTACAACATATGTGACTGTATTTTTAATTGCGTACTATTAAACAAAACAATGTGTATACTTGAAATTCCTAATGAGCATTACAATGGCAcctattttgaaaatgatttgtcGATCGGAAGTTCCTGCTTTAAATCGGCCCGAATCCATCGCGGTTCATGTACCATGCTGGTACCTCACTATATCCTATTTGTCGATTAGGTACATTCTGGTAGTAACCGAGGTAGTTATAATATTATGCGTAAATTTTGCCCATACCACACCAACTATAGTATAAGTTTTGGCAATTGCCAACAAACGCCTAAATACTTGTAGTTGTTGGTTTACTTCATTCGATCACAATAATGATGGGATTAATAAGAATGTGAATGTGTATGCCGTAAACAGAAACTTCACATTTACTAGAAACTCCgaccttctctattttttattaaagaacaattcaatttcagcATCTTTAAAAATACAGATAAAGTAATACAAAATACCATGTGCCGAAGCAAAAAGTCAAGAAAAATACGTTATTTCAATCAAGGAAATGAAACATTCAGGAGCATTTTCAAAACCAAATTGAGTAGCCACACTGGTTAaggaatttttgatttcacaTCTTATAATGATCTTGATTGATACTACATGGTATTATCTTCCGCCATCACAAATGAAGTGTGTGCCATGTATCCAATATCGATTCTCCGATTTCTAGGGCAACCATAACGAATTCCTTTCTCTTGTCTCTCTGAGCACTGATCCGCCCCAGGTGTGTCATGGTGCTGGACCAACAACAGATGCAAGTCGAGATCAAGCTGCGCTCACAGCTTTGCGCACTCTCAGCAAGCTTGGCTTAGACAATGTAACAAACCcgcaaaacaaaaaagataaGGGAGCCTCAGGGGATGGCTTACACATTAGTAATCAAGTTAAAAACACCATGCTAAATGGAGCCATTatcaaataaatgaaaacggGCTTTGgataaatttcgattcaattttaatttaacagTGTTTTCTATATTTTGCTAAGTGCTTTCTATTGACATGTGATTGTTGTACTGAAAGTATTTGGAAAATAAGCTCGTGTTAGTATTGAaaccgaaaaatgaaaattgctcTTATGCAAACAATACAGAttaatttgatagaaattatatgTATGAGCCCAacaaagtaatgaaaatttcttattattaattcaatgCTGTAATAATGTCCACAATTTCCAAAATCAATGGATTTTGATATCTGAGATAAAATGCGGCCATCTATAACTATCTTCTGACGTTACAGATCAATTGCCATGAATGTAAACTATATCTAATTACCTAACACTGATATGTGAACTGAATATAAATCaatagtttcttttttcgattcattttaATCTAACGCTTAGATAGATTCTTATACAAaacatgaatatttattattccaattttttttttatcaaaatctcataaccatattcgtaaataaataataaagttaTCAAGTATCATGTATACACAATCAGCCAATATTGTTAGATGATTCTGACAGCAAATCTGTCGAGTTGTGttgcataaaataaaatatatatttgaaaattgaaatcacagaaaatacaaagaaaaaacggaaaaagatAGGTAATTTGATGTACACTGTTCTATGCTCCAATGTGCTTTTAAAACAGGGCCTAGAAGCACTCTGAGGTTATATTCATGTTAATATCTAATGTAATAAGAGATAAGAAAAGATGTATCAAAGCTTTCATGAATAACTTGTAAACTGGAAATCTCTACTTTGTACAAGATGTTGAATTGGAAGTTTTGATAAACATACAgaggtaaaatttcaaattcgtctcgtcttgtaattattttcaacaattctaaTTTAATTCTTCTAAATGTAAGAATTAGATTCATACGacgtatcgaattttgaaatattaccgttaataaaaaatactgaaaaaagataaaaaaaaacattcacataatataataatggATGTAGGCAATTTGGAGCTCAGTACAGGATCGAGGCAAAATAAAATTAGGTTgcacatttattttattttaattttcttttaaaatgtAACTGACGCtttggttttcaattttattttcatagaCATGTACGTGAAGTTCTGTGCTGAAACTCCCAAGCAACGTTATCttatattcattattcatattGCATACATTACaacattaattaaaatttcaaactatgaatgatcgttaatttttaattaatataccTAGTTTTTTTTACGCTAAGCAAGCGTTTGAGATGTTTGAAACATTGCAAGTTACTCTGAGTGAATTGTTTTCATATTCacgcgttttttttctttatcattgttttttacaatatatacTTACCATTTTGTCAAGTTGTTTATAGATTACTTCACAAGTTGATGAATGTTCATTTTCCCAGATATCGCATTGTAGTTTCACATGGGTCTATGTGTGAATGGGGTTCGTAATTCTTTTTCATGAAACTCAGCTAcaaattgtatataacagaaTATCAACTGAATTTGATGTagcaaatgatgaaaaattttgagataaaaaaatttgaagagtCCCGAAACTTGAGTAAAgccaaaaattgttttacaatAGGACCTCCCATCCCCTGGATTACTGATTTGAACGAAATACGATATGGTGGTATTATTCGGCTACAAGTGCATAACAGTTAAATACTAGCAGCAATGTCCAGGCTGAGCTCCTGCCCAAAAAAACGCTCAGTAAAATTCGATATGGAtggaattattttgaatttgctttCACCTgatttagattttttgaatGTAGCTCCAACGTAAACgtatatattaaattattcaaaaaatgtatataacaAACAATTTATAATATGCAACAATGTTTTTTGTTACTGCTAGTATCTTCTAGTGTATGAGGTATTTCCTGATAAGGAATATTTCGTATTACATTTATGCCAAATCACGTTCTAAACAGTGAGTCAACCAGTGGGAGTTCTTGTTAACTACCAGTAACAGGCACGGCTGTTTCAATAGAAAACGAATCATGTAACTCCAGAAGATGAAGCTCAAATGAGCCTTACTTTACCCACATTAATGTATTACACGCCTTATAGAGATAGTTGGTAAAATATTAAAGTATTATAATCAATATAAAATCTAAGATAtttgggaaaaataattttatgcgCAACAGTTCTAAAAgcaatttttgatatttaacCATAATCCTAGTTAGTTATGCTAAAAAACGAATTTCACAGATACTGAAGTATGGATTGATTCCGTTAGAAATGTACTGATCATGAGTTTTTATGCTGCTATTAAAATCGTCAATACCCGTAGTATGGATTCTTCGTTTtggaacgaaaataaatagttgaacaaaataaatatccaATTTTAGAACTGTTGGCTACGATTGCGACATGATTTTCTCTGCAAATCGATTAAATAATTGTCTCACTTATAATGTAACCGATGACTGTGGAAGTCATGTAATGCCAAGTCTGTGTATGTCTCTTACATCCAATTTAATCAGTTTTGAAGTATATGAAGTTTCTGTAGTTGAACAGCAGGAAAGTAAAGATATAGTTGTAAATtctattataattttaatttctggaacaataacaaattttcaaaaattataatttattcctgcGTTGAGGCAGTAgcaatttattattgtaaattgtacaaaaattacaaattagtACTACGGAAATTTTCAATGCCTGCCAAGTTTTTATGGGTCTTCAGGATGGAGCTAACAGAATAGACTTGGCAAGAATGGGTTTGACCATTCCGAACATTGTCGGTTTGTATTCGAAATCaataaacaattacaaaaatgttgaaaagtcaacagtttattttttatgcaagATGATGATAACCGAGATGTTTTGCAAATCCAGCTTGAACTGTGCaaactgatgaaaatttcatgttaTCCATCTTAAACtctgaaatattattcaaataaaaagcccttcaaaatttgtttcattcagTGATAAACAAGTAATAGACTATTACGATAAAAGTTCAATAAGTATAGAAATACAAGTGTATGGCAGAATCAGAAAGTAATATAATTTACCTAGATCACTGATGTAGTGAgtagtacatatatatataagcatATATATTAggctgattaaaaaaaacggctaatttttttttttcaaaatcctcacaTAAAAACTTCCAAGAAGGTGTGAAAAGACGCCTGTAACAAGcagagcccttaatattattattaagaggtcgcgcatcgggaatttctatttcccgtttaaataacacaggaataaatttttttaaattttgcaatttcgtatttttgcaacggCTCATTGAATTAGCAgaccaaagcatatttttgtaggaaatttgacgctctacaaaaaaagtccttacaaagttttcgatagtcacactccttcaaaagttatttgaggtcaaagttgaacgtacaaaaaaattcaatgttttttttttcgatgatactatgaatcttttctcattattttgttataaagatatatttaataaatatatcttaCTCTAATTGGGctttttcaatcattaattTTCCCATCGAGTCAATATAAAGTTACCTTACAAAAATGCGatgttaaataataaacatgttATCATGGAGAATCCATAACTGATGCACTTGactatttaaaaatgtaattgttcCGAAATCTATTCtctttataacaaaataatgagaaaagattcatagtatcatcgaaaaacaaaaaaacattgaatttttttgtaagttcaactttgacctggaataacttttgaaggagTGTGACTATCGAAAACTTCGTAAggactttttttgtagagcgtcaaatttcctacaaaaatatgcTTTGTTCCGCTAATTCAATGAGCCGTTGCcaaaatacgaaattgcaaaatttaaaaaaatttattcctgtgttatttaaacgggaaatagaaattcccgatgcgcgacctcttaataataatattaagggctctgCTTTTTACAGGCGCCTTTTCACACCTTCTCGGAAGTTTTTAtgtgaggattttgaaaaaaaaaattagccgttttttttgaatcagcctaatatatatatatatatacaaggaATCCTTGTTCCTCAAGCAAGAGGTTTGTTCGTGCTAGCTACACTTTCTACACTTTCGTGGGAAGTGTACACTTGCGCGTTCGTTTTAGCGGACGTGACGTCGGATGGCGCTGTTCGTTTTACAAATGTCACTAGACTTTCGTTACACTTTTTACACTCGGTCTAGACCAAGTGTAAAAAGTGTAAATGGTTCAATTCACATGAATGCTACAGGTTTTTCCACCACGTTAGTGAACTGTAATGCGATATATACCTTAAAACTCTCGAGTGACAACAAACCTATGACCTCACTACAAATTAGAACAAAGCAGTACAGTATTTTACTTAAAAAACAACATTCAATTTGATAACGGTGTACTTAAAACATAAGGTATGAAAGATTTCGTTAACAAATTCCAAAGATGCTTTATCTTATATActaatttattgtattaatAAGTGTTTCGAGGAAAAAACGACTGTACGTAACGTACGCCACTTTCTTGTCCCCACTTTTCTGCACCTTCTGCACTATTGCGTTCGCGCTATACACTCGAGAAGCCGACGTACACTCCCCAGCAATCCCTAGCACACTACCCTACTTCTTTTTACACTTGCGAGTGTAGAGTGTCGTAGCTAGCACGAACAAACCTCGTGACTATGAATACTGGTGTAAAGTAA includes:
- the LOC124181354 gene encoding double-stranded RNA-binding protein Staufen homolog 2 isoform X1, yielding MLRHQHHSMQNQLREQNRMAGPMHPMQQHPHQPQHPHQHRSPHIPHPQQQLAMAAHQHPPHQIPHGIAPQNNPRQPVLLGINSQHTNGVMANVGLIDQSNTVAGTLPTQLTVQQGQHQTDQLSQQQLHNQQNAEQNNSPPNEDNGESRDQSPSNQNQINTNNTNLANMKEKTPMCLVNELARFNKIQHQYRLTNEEGPAHKKKFTVTLKLGDEEFVAEGPSIKKAQHSAATKALEDTWYRHPPPKPARAMRILHPGKCPAASEHLPPTVELNALAMKRGEPTVYTFSQAPPAPLQQFVPHGYGNFPRMMTPRYPTYNRGFQSQQQGLYVVTLKVGDREFLGRGVTGQAARHDAASRALEQLRQLPLPEEITNTCAANDNGTLNGIDDPNAELKSPVSLVHETALKRGLSVNFEVVSERGKPHIRIFVTKCTVGDRTTTGEGSSKKVSKKRAAELMLDELKRLPPIPLTIQTPSVQRLKRKPPATKKKSRNLIKVYQEPRTEPEAAEEVNPISRLIQIQQAKREREPVYTLVDEKGAPRRREFIMEVTVGSNSAQGVGPNKKLAKRAAAEALLMQLGYSKPQPQPVKPSIKTGDNENSEGKPRKVTFLEEDQVNEIPNHSVGGTTGRQLVPGLLLVDGGQESKLGGGPSVQAVAEELRGQQQHQTPVVSPKDQLRYLAQLLSFDIQFSDFPKGNHNEFLSLVSLSTDPPQVCHGAGPTTDASRDQAALTALRTLSKLGLDNVTNPQNKKDKGASGDGLHISNQVKNTMLNGAIIK
- the LOC124181354 gene encoding double-stranded RNA-binding protein Staufen homolog 2 isoform X2 is translated as MTPQMKTRHCFAIVASLLLLLNVAEAKKHLSSLNYTAEDLRLFFGPTGCIEGVMANVGLIDQSNTVAGTLPTQLTVQQGQHQTDQLSQQQLHNQQNAEQNNSPPNEDNGESRDQSPSNQNQINTNNTNLANMKEKTPMCLVNELARFNKIQHQYRLTNEEGPAHKKKFTVTLKLGDEEFVAEGPSIKKAQHSAATKALEDTWYRHPPPKPARAMRILHPGKCPAASEHLPPTVELNALAMKRGEPTVYTFSQAPPAPLQQFVPHGYGNFPRMMTPRYPTYNRGFQSQQQGLYVVTLKVGDREFLGRGVTGQAARHDAASRALEQLRQLPLPEEITNTCAANDNGTLNGIDDPNAELKSPVSLVHETALKRGLSVNFEVVSERGKPHIRIFVTKCTVGDRTTTGEGSSKKVSKKRAAELMLDELKRLPPIPLTIQTPSVQRLKRKPPATKKKSRNLIKVYQEPRTEPEAAEEVNPISRLIQIQQAKREREPVYTLVDEKGAPRRREFIMEVTVGSNSAQGVGPNKKLAKRAAAEALLMQLGYSKPQPQPVKPSIKTGDNENSEGKPRKVTFLEEDQVNEIPNHSVGGTTGRQLVPGLLLVDGGQESKLGGGPSVQAVAEELRGQQQHQTPVVSPKDQLRYLAQLLSFDIQFSDFPKGNHNEFLSLVSLSTDPPQVCHGAGPTTDASRDQAALTALRTLSKLGLDNVTNPQNKKDKGASGDGLHISNQVKNTMLNGAIIK